The following proteins are encoded in a genomic region of Debaryomyces hansenii CBS767 chromosome G complete sequence:
- a CDS encoding DEHA2G11660p (no similarity) produces MVLTYNRKHLEEGLVDNNGDDAEVERNYSKELTTRDYKAVVEKSMIVIVCGLMLTLMLMLIFIFIISIFSEPETSLVSNSSVDMLTESYNTDLVNVESGVSNNENLYPSKNMERYMSLDKRGWRQDAVDGAITMFASVSVNVFSTLIVSCSPSFLDYFGIVVPEAMVLRISVCAWSLGIAALVSYAGSLMQAHRANGGWQFDNGSGSANDKRFIGAFEEVFGTAGVFPLFDDMFIVNGTPIGSNHFNKRDEYLDHGIDVKSLIHMNDTEMVHMAYTFYVESHDHNKSVVAEINALEDAIETWKRCGTSDYCRSSRNVWLDANSTSLHKRDGGDWASYNDWGFNGGYVNDWWSWDEFKHGAQAMQGDNSNVEHVQPCTNDARCYAAASKYCLAGGMSSNRKQDSAWVGEVYLNSYGGIDGECFNG; encoded by the coding sequence ATGGTATTAACCTATAATAGAAAGCATTTAGAAGAAGGGTTAGTAGATAACAACGGGGATGATGCAGAGGTAGAGAGAAATTATAGTAAAGAATTAACCACAAGAGACTATAAGGCAGTTGTAGAAAAGAGTATGATAGTAATTGTCTGTGGCTTAATGTTAACTTTGATGCTTATGTTaatctttatatttattataagTATTTTTTCAGAGCCGGAAACATCACTAGTTTCCAATCTGCTGGTTGACATGTTAACTGAAAGTTATAATACTGATTTAGTTAATGTAGAATCAGGTGttagtaataatgaaaacCTATACCCTTCAAAGAATATGGAACGATATATGTCTTTAGATAAAAGGGGTTGGAGGCAAGATGCAGTAGATGGAGCAATCACAATGTTTGCTAGTGTATCTGTAAATGTATTCTCAACGCTTATCGTGAGCTGCTCCCCATCATTCTTAGATTATTTTGGTATAGTAGTGCCTGAGGCTATGGTTTTGAGAATATCAGTGTGTGCATGGTCACTTGGCATAGCAGCGCTTGTTTCATACGCCGGACTGTTGATGCAAGCTCACCGCGCGAATGGTGGATGGCAATTTGATAATGGTTCAGGCAGTGCTAATGATAAGAGATTCATAGGCGCTTTCGAAGAAGTATTTGGTACAGCAGGAGTGTTTCCGTTATTTGACGATATGTTTATCGTCAATGGGACGCCTATAGGCAGTAATCATTTTAACAAGCGTGATGAGTATCTTGACCATGGTATTGATGTGAAAAGTTTGATACATATGAATGACACTGAAATGGTACACATGGCTTATACTTTTTATGTAGAGCTGCATGACCATAATAAATCAGTTGTTGCAGAAATTAATGCGCTTGAAGACGCTATAGAAACATGGAAAAGATGTGGTACTAGCGACTATTGTCGTAGCTCCAGGAATGTATGGTTAGATGCGAATAGCACGTCATTACATAAGCGTGATGGAGGTGATTGGGCTTCATATAATGACTGGGGTTTTAATGGTGGTTATGTCAATGACTGGTGGCTGTGGGACGAATTCAAGCATGGTGCTCAAGCAATGCAAGGTGATAATTCAAACGTAGAGCATGTGCAACCATGTACTAATGATGCTAGGTGTTATGCTGCAGCTTCGAAGTATTGCTTGGCAGGCGGTATGAGTAGTAATAGAAAGCAGGATTCCGCTTGGGTAGGAGAAGTATACCTTAACTCTTACGGTGGTATAGATGGTGAATGCTTTAACGGGTGA